GTCGCAACGTCGTATAACGCCCTTAAGTCCGTTATTGACGTCGCCGAAGAAGCAGTCGAGGACAACATCACCTCCGAAGACTGTCAGCGCATCTGCGCCGACCTTGAAAACGCCATTGCCGGACTTATTCCGATTACCCACAGCGGAGCTATCGAAAAAGGCTTCTTCAGTTTTGAAGACTACTCCGGCCGCGATCTTTCCAAAGCGAGCGGCGACCGTACTCCGAACGTCAGATACACCCTCGTGAAGAAAAAGGACGCTCCGATCCTTCCCGAAGGCTACGATCAGGCGCTGCTGATGGAGTCCCTTGTGGATATGTCCTCCGGCGAGGGCGACGAGCACGGTGTGCTCCAGTTCAAGTCCATGTACCGCAACGGCGCCGGCAGCCCGATATTCATCGAGCCCTACAGCGGCGATAAGCTCGTCGGGGATCTGACCGGTTCGGACGGCTTCCTCGTCTGGGTAGGCGTCAACGACGTCAGCCTTGTCTCCGGCGGCACATTCCGCGTCGGTATGTCCTGCTGCGACATAAACCCGCTGTTCGAAATGCACGCGATAGATATCCCGCTCCCGCCCACCGGCAGCGGCTGGATCTACATCCCGTGGAACTACTTCGACCACTATGACGACTGGACCCACGGCGAACCGATACGCCTCCACGAGATCCGCTTCTACATCTTCCGCTTCGACGGACAGATCAAGCAGGGGCTCCAGGTCTACATCACCGGTATGCAGGCGTACACCGGGACCGCGCGTACGACCAACGTTCAGCCCGCCTTCTCCAACCTCGTCAACGGCCAGACCGTCGACGTCTCCGAGGGAGACTTCGTGCCGATGTGGAACCTCGGCAACGCGATGCTCGACGGCAAGTATTTCACCTACGGCGACGGCATATCGGAAAACGGCGAGCACACCATCAAGCTGATCAACGGCGACAAGGTCACCGAGGTCAACTTCACCGTAACCGGCGGCGAAACGGTTTATGAAAGACCGATCGTTTACGGCGTAGCCAACGGCGGCGAATATGACGCAGCCGTCACGCTGACCTGGAACGTCGGCACGGCAACGCTCAACGGCGAACCGATCGAGCAGAGTACCGTAGTCAGCGCGCCCGGTGAATACACAGTCACGGTCGTCAACGGCGATAAGGAAACGACCGTCTCCTTCACCATCAAAGGCGAAACGCCTCCCGCGGTCAAGAAGGGCGATATGGACAAGGACGGCGAGATCACCGTCAACGACGCGCTGAAGGCGCTGCGTATCGCCGCGAAACTGGCTGCGGCGTCCGATGAGGATATGCTGATCGGCGACACCGACGGCGACGGCGATATCACCGTCAACGACGCGCTGAAGATCCTCCGTGTCGCCGCGAAACTCGCGGACGAAAGCAGCCTCGGATGAGACTGTCCGCCGAATAATTATTAACAAATGATCCGCGCTTCCGATCGGAAACGCGGATCATTTTTAACCGTTATACGCGCTTATTCAACAAGCGCCGCTGCTTAACCCTCCGGTCAGTCTTCGGGATAACCGTCCGGGTTGTTTTTCTGCCAGTTCCACGCGTCGCGGCACATATCGACGAGGTCCTTTTCCGCGTGCCAGCCGAGTTCCTTTTCAGCGAGCGCGGGGTCGGCGTAACACTCTGCGATGTCGCCGGGACGGCGTTCAACTATGTCGTACGGAATCTCGAGACCGTTCGCCTTCTCGAAAGCCTTTACCGCGTCGAGAACGCTGTATCCCCTTCCGGTACCGAGGTTGTAGGTATAAATGCCGTTTGCGGAAAGCTTTTTCAGCGCCGCGATGTGTCCCTTGGCGAGATCGACGACGTGGATGTAATCGCGAACGCCCGTGCCGTCCGGAGTCGGGTAGTCGTTTCCGAAAACGCGCAGGCGCTTCAGCTTGCCGGCCGCGACCTGCGAGATGTACGGCATAAGGTTATTCGGTATGCCGGCGGGGTCTTCGCCTATCCTGCCGCTTTCGTGCGCTCCGACCGGGTTGAAGTAACGCAGCAGCACGATGCTCCAGCTGTCGTCCGAACGGTAAAGATCGCGGAGGATATCCTCTATCATCAGCTTCGTTCTTCCGTAGGGGTTGGTGACGGAAAGCGGAAAATCCTCCGTTATCGGCACCGACGCGGGATCGCCGTACACCGTCGCGGAGGACGAGAAAACAAGGCGCTTCGCGTCGTATTTGCGCATCATCTCAAGCAGGTTTATCGTGCCGACGATGTTGTTGTGGTAGTACTCAAGCGGCTTGGCGACGGACTCGCCCACCGCCTTCAGGCCGGCGAAGTGGATAACGCCTTCCGGGCGCTCGTCGGCAAAGACTTTCTCAAGCGCTTCGCGGTCGAGCAGGTCGACTTTGCGGAAGGAGAAATCCCTTCCCGTTATCTCTTTTACGCGCTCCAGCGCCGCAGACTTCGAGTTGGCGAGGTTGTCGACGACTACGACGTCGTGACCGGCGTTAAGTAGTTCAACACAGGTGTGACTGCCTATGTAGCCGGCGCCGCCGGTGATGAGAAGCTTCATACAAACGCATCCTTTCGATGTTTATTATTTGCCGAATCTATCGAGATATTTCTCCTGCCTTGCGAGAACGAAAAGGTACTGCTGCGCGACTCCCGCGTAGCCGCCGAAATGCCCGCGAACGTCGATCGAACCGTCGTACAGCACGCGCACGACACGCTTCATCCAGACGTCCATCGGGAAGGAGTCGAGACGCCCGAGTCCGTATAGCATAACGCAGGCGGCGACTTTATCGCCGACGCCGGTAACGCCCTTCAGCGCGAGCATACACGTTTCCTCGTCCGCGGCCGCCGCGGCGGAGAGGTCAAGCTCGCCGGACGCGACCTTCCGCGCCGCTTCGATTATGTAGCGCGCGCGGTATCCGCAGCGCAGCGGCGCGAGGTCTTCCTCGCTCAGTGAGGCGAGCTTTTCAGCCGACGGGAACGAGCTTATACCGTCGCCGAGCGGCGTGCCGAAGCAGCCGCAGAGCGTTTCTACTATGTTTTTTATGCGCGGGACATTGTTGTTCTGCGAAATAATGAACGAGATGAGCGCCTCGAATGGCTCCTGCTTCAGTATGCGGAGGCCGCGGCAGGTGTTCATCGCCTCCGCGACATAGGGATCGGCGGAGATAACGCGTTCGATCTCCGCGTAGTCGCGGTCGAGGTCAAAGTATGACGTTACCGCGGCGGCAAGCAGGCCGGTATCGCAGTCTGCCGAAAAAAACAGTCCGCCGGCGCGTTCGGCAACGGTTATCAGCTTGTCTCCGACCGCGGCGCGGAACCCGTCTCCGTAAGGACGCCAGCGGAACGCCTGCCCGCAATCCAGCGTCAACGGAAGGTTGATCCCGCACGAGCCGCAGTATATTCCGTTGTTTTCTTTTCGGAACTCCATCTTCTCGCCCCAACGTCCGTTATATCTGCTGTTATTTTATCATAAAAAGCTGCTCCGTTCAATACGTCTTTTGAAAAAATATTTCCCCCGGATTTTTTTCGTTTACACTTGATATCACAAAACGTATCTGATATAATGCAATATGTATAGGTAGGATTATGCCCTGCCGGATTCGGAGATAGGTATGTTCAAGAAAGCGATGATAGTTATATTGACGCTGGCGCTGCTTCTCGCGGCTTCCGGCTGCTCGCTATATGAAGGCGAGATAAGCGACCTGTTCCAGCCTCCCCGTTTGGGCGAGGAGCAGCAGGCGCTGCTTGACGCGCTCAAATCCGTTATCGGAGCGGAATATACGCTGAAGCATCCGCACACCGGCTCGATACGTTCCTCCGTCATCTTTGCGGATATGGACGGAGACGGCTCCGATGAAGCGGCGGTCTTCTGCCTGCTCGGCGGAATGACTACGGTCCAGCTCCACTTTTTCGACAGCGTTGACGACGAATGGAGGCAGATCACGGAAATCAACGCCGACTGCTCCGAGATATACCGCTGCGAGCTCGCCGACATCGACGGCGACGGCGCCTTCGAACTGGCGGTCGGCTGGGACATTTCGCTGGGAGAATCCCCGCGATCTGCGGAAGCATCCGTTAAAGGTCTGAGTATTTACGGCTTCTCCGAGGACGGGTATAAGCAACTCTTCTCCGCGCCTTATTCGTATATGCTGAAGGTAAACCTCAACTCCGACGCCGCGGACGAGATCGCGGTCATTTCCACGAGCGGCGATCCCGACGTCGAGGGCGAGACGCCCAAGACCACCTTCACGGTCATCGAAAGCAGTAACGGCGCGATCGTTGCGGAAAAATCGGCAGAGCTTTACAGCGGAGTCTCGTCCTACGTCAGCATGCTCAGCGGCAAAATCGGCGAAGGCAGTCCCGCCGTCTTCCTCGACGCGAGGCTCAACAGCGGCGAGTACGTGACACAGGTCATACAGTACAGCGGCGATTCGCTCGACCTGCTCTTCCCCGCCCTTAGCGACAATCCGACGCTCCGCGCCAACGCCGTATACTGTATGGATATCGATCAGGATACCATAGTCGAATTCCCCATATGCTCCCCGCTCCCGGATTATGACGCCGACTCGCCCACCGTCCGTTACAGGACCGACTGGTGTACGGTGGAAAACGGTATCTTCACAACGGACGTCAGCTCGATAGTCAGCCTTTCATACGGCTTCTATATCAAAGTGCTCGAAGAAAACCGCAATACCCTGACGGTAGAGGTCAATCCCGAAGACGCGCTCTATACGGTCCGCAGCGCGAACGGCAGCCTGACCGGCGATCCGATCTTTTACATAAAGCGTTTCGCAGAAGAGGACGGCGCCGAAGCGGCCTCCGAGGGATACACAATACTTTTCAGGACCGGCGGCTATATAATAACCGCGAAAACCGCCGCGGAGTCCTTCAACGGGCGCAAGCTCGATATTGACGAAATCACCAGGATAGTCCTGCCGCTTTCAACCGGTTGATAAACACGCGTTTAACAAACCTGCATTCACATCACACAGGAGGCAAACATGAAAAACATACTCGTTCTTGAAGACGAAGCTACGATACGCGACTTTATAGTCATAAACCTGAAACGCGCGGGCTACGACATCGTCGAGGCCTCGACCGGCGAGGAGGCGCTGAGCATCATCGAAAGCAAGCCCTCCGGATTCGCGCTATACCTTCTCGACATAAACCTTCCCGGCATCGACGGCTTCGCCGTCTGCCGCAGCATAAGGGAGCGCTCCACGGACTCCGGGGTCATCATGCTCTCGGCGCGTTCGCAGGAGATTGACCGCGTCAGCGGACTGATGCTCGGCGCGGACGACTACATCACTAAACCCTTCTCCCCCTCCGAGCTCGTGGCGCGCGTCGATGCGCTTTACCGCAGAGTAAGCGGAAAATTCGAACGCTCCGAACGCGCGGGAGAAGATTTCAAATGCGGGCGTTTCAGACTGATAGGACTGACGCGCACGCTCATCAAAAACGACGAGCGGATCGAGCTGACGCAGGTTGAGTATCTTATGCTCAAACTCTTCTTTGAGAATCCGGACGTGGCGATCAGCCGTGAAACCATTTCCGATACCGTTTGGGGTGACGGATACCACAGCGACCTTAAGGTCGTCGACGTCAACATACGCAGACTTCGCATGAAGGTGGAGGACGATCCCTCCGATCCGAGAACGATAATCAAAGTGTGGGGGTACGGTTACAAGTGGGTTTCAAAATCCTGAAATCCGGCATAACCCGCAGATGGGTTATCAATATCTTCACTATCGTGTTCGTAACGATATGCGTGCTTATCGTCGCGGGCTCTCTTGCGGTACGCGGATACTACGTTTCATCCGCGCGGCAAACGCTTATGAACAAGGCGGAAAGCGACGGAGCGTACTTCGAGAACTTTTATACAAAGGAACCGGATCTTATCGAAAGCGTGCGCACGTACGTTGAAGACTACGCGCAGAAGGACAGGATCGAACTGATGGTCGCCAACTCCGTCGGCCGCGTGACGCTGACGTCGAGCGGCTTCGCCTCGGATACCGACTATCCGGACGACGTTATGGCCGCGCTCGCCTCCGACACCGGCAGTTTCGTCGGGAGCAACTCGTACGGCGAAAACGTCATAGCGGTTTCCCGTTCGGTCAAGGTCGGCGACAAGGTAGCCTGCGTACTGCGCTACGTTATTTCGATGCGCGGTATCCAGGGGCGCGTGCTTTCGGTAATACTGCTGCTGTCCAGCTTCGGGATACTGCTCCTGCTCGCCTGCTACTTCTCAGGCAGATACTTCGTAAAATCAATAATCAAGCCGCTTGCGACGATAACAGACACCACAAAGAAAATAGCGCAGAACGACTTTTCAGTCCGCATCGACGATAAGTACCCCGATGAGATCGGAGATCTCGCGCACGAGATAAACAACATGGCGGCCGCGCTCGGCGCGTCCGAAGCGATGAAAAACGATTTCACCTCTTCCATTTCGCACGAGCTGCTCACCCCGCTTACCGCTATTCGCGGCTGGAGCGAAACGCTTTCCGATCCTAATATGCGCAGCGACGATATGATTGAAAAGGGTATGAAGGTCATTTCGTCAGAGAGCACGCGCCTTTCCGCGATGGTCTCGGAGCTGCTCGACTTTTCACGGCTCCAGAACGGCAATATGACGCTGAATATGACCAGGCTTGACGTCATCGCCGAGCTTGAGGAAACCGTGCTGATGTTTGAAGAAAGGGCGAAGAAAAACAACATTTCGCTGGTGCTTACGGCTCCGGAGAACTGTTCTCCGGTATTCGGAGACGCCGCCAGAGTCAAGCAGGTCTTCGTCAATATCCTCGACAACGCGATCAAGTATTCATATCCGGAGGGCGGCAAGGTCGAAATAAACCTCTTCGAAAAGAAAGATCGCGTCTGTATAGTCTTCACCGATAACGGCATCGGGATCTCGCCCGAGGATCTTCCGAAGATAAAGCAGAAGTTCTTTAAGGGCGCGAGCTCGCGTCCCGGCAGCGGAATAGGCCTCGCGATAGTCGCCGACATCGTGAACCTTCACGGCGGCGAATTCGAGATCGACAGCGTTCCCGAAAAGGGTACGACTGTAATGATTGCATTCCCGATAATGCAGACGGCTCTGCAGGACGGCAAATAAAATAACACAGAGTATTTCAGAACGGAGAAACGATATGGCAAAGAAAAACAAGGTCTGCTACGCGAACGTGGGAGGTCAGGCGCTCATCGAGGGCGTTATGATGCGTTCGCCCGAAAAAACCGTTATGGCGGTCCGTCAGCCGGACGGACACGTCGTTATAGAGGACGTGCCGCTTAAAAAGCGCGGCAAGGTCTTCAAGTTCTTCTCAAAAATCCCTTTTATAAGAGGCATACTCGGCTTCCCCACTTCTATTGCGCTGGGATACAAGTCGCTTATGCGCTCCGCGGAGCTGAGCGGGCTCGAGGATATTGAGGAAACCGAAGAGCCCGGCAGATTCGAGAAGTGGCTCAACAAGATCTCCGGCGGCAATATAATGAAGCTCATAAGCGGTATCAGCATCTTCCTGAGCATTATTATATGCATAGCGGTC
The genomic region above belongs to Clostridia bacterium and contains:
- a CDS encoding response regulator transcription factor, whose translation is MKNILVLEDEATIRDFIVINLKRAGYDIVEASTGEEALSIIESKPSGFALYLLDINLPGIDGFAVCRSIRERSTDSGVIMLSARSQEIDRVSGLMLGADDYITKPFSPSELVARVDALYRRVSGKFERSERAGEDFKCGRFRLIGLTRTLIKNDERIELTQVEYLMLKLFFENPDVAISRETISDTVWGDGYHSDLKVVDVNIRRLRMKVEDDPSDPRTIIKVWGYGYKWVSKS
- a CDS encoding HAMP domain-containing histidine kinase: MGFKILKSGITRRWVINIFTIVFVTICVLIVAGSLAVRGYYVSSARQTLMNKAESDGAYFENFYTKEPDLIESVRTYVEDYAQKDRIELMVANSVGRVTLTSSGFASDTDYPDDVMAALASDTGSFVGSNSYGENVIAVSRSVKVGDKVACVLRYVISMRGIQGRVLSVILLLSSFGILLLLACYFSGRYFVKSIIKPLATITDTTKKIAQNDFSVRIDDKYPDEIGDLAHEINNMAAALGASEAMKNDFTSSISHELLTPLTAIRGWSETLSDPNMRSDDMIEKGMKVISSESTRLSAMVSELLDFSRLQNGNMTLNMTRLDVIAELEETVLMFEERAKKNNISLVLTAPENCSPVFGDAARVKQVFVNILDNAIKYSYPEGGKVEINLFEKKDRVCIVFTDNGIGISPEDLPKIKQKFFKGASSRPGSGIGLAIVADIVNLHGGEFEIDSVPEKGTTVMIAFPIMQTALQDGK
- a CDS encoding DNA-3-methyladenine glycosylase 2 family protein encodes the protein MEFRKENNGIYCGSCGINLPLTLDCGQAFRWRPYGDGFRAAVGDKLITVAERAGGLFFSADCDTGLLAAAVTSYFDLDRDYAEIERVISADPYVAEAMNTCRGLRILKQEPFEALISFIISQNNNVPRIKNIVETLCGCFGTPLGDGISSFPSAEKLASLSEEDLAPLRCGYRARYIIEAARKVASGELDLSAAAAADEETCMLALKGVTGVGDKVAACVMLYGLGRLDSFPMDVWMKRVVRVLYDGSIDVRGHFGGYAGVAQQYLFVLARQEKYLDRFGK
- the galE gene encoding UDP-glucose 4-epimerase GalE, whose translation is MKLLITGGAGYIGSHTCVELLNAGHDVVVVDNLANSKSAALERVKEITGRDFSFRKVDLLDREALEKVFADERPEGVIHFAGLKAVGESVAKPLEYYHNNIVGTINLLEMMRKYDAKRLVFSSSATVYGDPASVPITEDFPLSVTNPYGRTKLMIEDILRDLYRSDDSWSIVLLRYFNPVGAHESGRIGEDPAGIPNNLMPYISQVAAGKLKRLRVFGNDYPTPDGTGVRDYIHVVDLAKGHIAALKKLSANGIYTYNLGTGRGYSVLDAVKAFEKANGLEIPYDIVERRPGDIAECYADPALAEKELGWHAEKDLVDMCRDAWNWQKNNPDGYPED